A region of Polyangiaceae bacterium DNA encodes the following proteins:
- a CDS encoding amidinotransferase, translating into MSPPDGRWALRGRANFRSQAAAPVAPLRARKEWLALAEAIEAAGATVVVLPPGDETLTGLPYAAEAGHVLPPKAPGERPRFLLPRMFAPHRAREREHWEPFARSLGFEVIDPGAGTWEGQGDVASFDGATLLFYGGRTDRAGLTAALQHFDGEVLVLELRQPAFHGNMAVLPLPAADKMLVCQEVLVGDGLERLVERFGGARLEPVSEDEIRCYATNGLPIGKRWLAPSVVPKRVKDRVAALGMQVIELGMGELCEKAGGASRCLVCHAPGVRDLLRIPEDSRLAAVRADILGEPDDG; encoded by the coding sequence ATGTCCCCGCCCGACGGTCGCTGGGCGCTGCGCGGGCGCGCGAACTTCCGCAGCCAGGCCGCCGCGCCCGTGGCGCCGCTGCGGGCGCGCAAGGAGTGGCTCGCTCTGGCCGAGGCCATCGAGGCGGCGGGCGCGACGGTGGTGGTCCTACCCCCCGGCGACGAGACCCTGACCGGGTTGCCCTACGCGGCGGAGGCCGGCCACGTGCTGCCGCCCAAGGCCCCGGGCGAGAGGCCGCGCTTCCTCCTGCCGCGCATGTTCGCGCCGCACCGCGCGCGCGAGCGCGAGCACTGGGAGCCCTTCGCGCGCTCGCTCGGCTTCGAGGTCATCGATCCGGGCGCTGGGACCTGGGAGGGGCAGGGGGACGTCGCGTCGTTCGACGGCGCCACGCTGCTCTTCTACGGTGGCCGCACCGATCGCGCCGGGCTCACCGCCGCCCTCCAGCACTTCGACGGCGAGGTGCTGGTGCTCGAGCTCCGCCAGCCGGCCTTCCACGGCAACATGGCGGTCTTGCCGCTGCCCGCGGCCGACAAGATGTTGGTCTGCCAGGAGGTGCTGGTGGGCGACGGGCTCGAGCGCCTGGTCGAGCGCTTCGGGGGCGCGCGCCTCGAGCCGGTGAGCGAGGACGAGATCCGTTGCTACGCCACCAACGGCCTGCCCATCGGAAAGCGCTGGCTCGCGCCCAGCGTGGTCCCGAAGCGGGTGAAGGACCGCGTCGCGGCCCTGGGCATGCAGGTGATCGAGCTCGGCATGGGCGAGCTGTGCGAGAAGGCCGGCGGGGCCTCGCGCTGCCTCGTCTGCCACGCGCCCGGAGTGCGGGATCTGCTGCGCATCCCCGAGGACAGCAGGCTCGCGGCCGTCCGCGCCGACATCCTCGGAGAGCCCGACGATGGATGA
- a CDS encoding RNA polymerase sigma factor, with amino-acid sequence MSPARRNKPWLRPVPDAPASAPARAPLGDAEIIEAVVCGDGAVSGELYDRLVTTVDQTLYRVLGRRESDHEDLVQSAFEQIVKTLANRRFAGACSLRTWASSVATHVGLNALRSRRRERGVFDRSEVDAPESTAGIDNPEREATLRRELDRVRAQLAEMSPARAEALLLHDVLGHDLAEIAALTGVSIAAAQSRLVRGRHELMDRMGTGKAGRS; translated from the coding sequence ATGAGCCCCGCTCGGCGCAACAAGCCGTGGCTTCGCCCGGTGCCCGACGCGCCGGCGAGCGCCCCCGCGCGGGCGCCCCTGGGCGACGCAGAGATCATCGAGGCGGTGGTCTGCGGCGATGGAGCGGTGTCCGGGGAGCTCTACGACCGGCTGGTGACCACGGTGGATCAGACGCTCTACCGCGTGCTCGGGCGCCGTGAGTCGGATCACGAAGATCTAGTGCAGTCGGCGTTCGAGCAGATCGTCAAGACGCTGGCCAACCGGCGCTTCGCCGGCGCTTGCAGCTTGCGCACCTGGGCCTCGAGCGTGGCGACCCACGTCGGCTTGAACGCCCTGCGCTCTCGGCGTCGCGAGCGGGGTGTGTTCGACCGCTCGGAGGTGGACGCGCCGGAGTCGACGGCGGGCATCGACAACCCCGAGCGCGAGGCCACGCTGCGCCGCGAGCTCGATCGGGTCCGGGCCCAGCTCGCCGAGATGAGCCCCGCCCGCGCAGAGGCGCTGCTCTTGCACGACGTCCTCGGCCACGACCTGGCCGAGATCGCCGCCCTCACCGGTGTCAGCATCGCTGCCGCGCAGTCGCGCCTCGTGCGCGGGCGTCACGAGCTGATGGATCGCATGGGGACCGGGAAGGCAGGTCGCTCGTGA